One region of Limnospira fusiformis SAG 85.79 genomic DNA includes:
- the grpE gene encoding nucleotide exchange factor GrpE, giving the protein MRRAGFSSIRELSRYSGVEERQFFRLCQGLVMQTRVDVLMKIAEGLGISLMELLSIFAPEESSFAYSGFNSAFRQEYERLQAEMEQLRESVGREFEQASLDILESWLLNWPKVTEKVEENPQIPAKNILPLVKPVERLVQQWGVEIIAPIASEVPYNPHLHQLVQGTAQPGDRVTVTSAGYRKGDRLLWRAQVKVPTDDNLRIQGG; this is encoded by the coding sequence ATGCGGCGGGCGGGGTTTTCCAGTATACGAGAGTTAAGCCGATATTCAGGGGTCGAGGAGAGACAGTTCTTTCGGCTATGTCAGGGTTTGGTCATGCAGACCCGGGTGGATGTTTTAATGAAAATTGCGGAGGGGCTGGGAATTTCTCTGATGGAACTGTTGAGCATTTTCGCCCCGGAGGAGAGTAGCTTCGCCTATTCGGGGTTTAATTCGGCTTTCCGTCAGGAATATGAACGGCTACAAGCTGAGATGGAACAATTGCGGGAGTCTGTAGGTCGGGAATTTGAACAAGCTAGTTTAGATATTTTGGAATCTTGGTTGTTGAATTGGCCCAAAGTTACCGAAAAAGTTGAGGAAAATCCCCAAATTCCTGCCAAAAATATATTGCCTTTGGTGAAACCAGTGGAGCGACTTGTGCAACAATGGGGAGTGGAGATAATTGCACCGATCGCCTCTGAGGTTCCCTACAATCCGCATCTACACCAGTTAGTCCAGGGAACTGCACAGCCGGGAGATAGGGTGACTGTCACTTCTGCTGGCTACCGAAAGGGCGATCGTCTTCTCTGGCGCGCCCAGGTAAAAGTCCCAACCGATGATAATTTGAGGATTCAGGGAGGTTAG
- the dps gene encoding DNA starvation/stationary phase protection protein Dps: MTSTTTKTRLYSSRIDLPEDTRSQIITILNQSLATTLDLKTQVKQAHWNVKGLNFYSLHLLFDELAGELEGYVDMIAERVTALGGYAMGTARRAASESILPEYPLNIDNGTDHIVALADRFGVYAKSLREAIDKTDNLGDADTADLYTEISRTADMRLWFLEAHLQGNANQPLASH; this comes from the coding sequence CAAGCCGTATAGATTTACCGGAAGACACCCGGTCTCAAATTATCACAATCCTCAATCAAAGTTTAGCAACTACTCTCGACCTGAAAACCCAGGTTAAGCAGGCTCATTGGAATGTTAAAGGGCTGAACTTCTACTCCCTACATCTGTTGTTTGATGAACTAGCAGGGGAATTAGAGGGATATGTGGATATGATTGCTGAACGAGTTACCGCCCTGGGAGGTTATGCGATGGGAACGGCTCGTCGGGCAGCGTCTGAATCGATTTTACCAGAATATCCACTAAATATTGATAATGGCACAGATCATATTGTGGCTTTGGCCGATCGCTTTGGTGTGTATGCTAAGTCCCTGCGAGAGGCGATCGACAAAACTGATAATCTGGGTGATGCAGACACAGCAGACCTATATACAGAAATTTCCCGCACTGCTGATATGCGCCTGTGGTTCTTAGAAGCCCACCTACAGGGTAATGCTAATCAGCCATTAGCCAGCCACTAG
- a CDS encoding RNA-guided endonuclease InsQ/TnpB family protein, with amino-acid sequence MAACRYCYNQAIALSRSGKRLSKLKLRNEVMQSDLPAWVKETPGHIRQNAIFDAYLAFSASPGARFRSCRDSSQAIKFNNTNFSSGSWYPRLTKGLTFMVSEPIPKTCGQGTQLVFTKGRWLAIFPEPVAVTPTEANGVIALDPGVRTFMTGFDGSRFLELGSGDIGRITRLCQHLDDLMSRIAKEPCRSRRRRMRQAAQRMRTKIRNLVDEAHKQIAHYLTHNYSLIFLPTFETSNMVAKAKRKIKSKTARAMLTWAHYRFKLTLRHQAEITGTTVVDVTEEYTSKTCTHCGHVHSQLGGSKVFRCLECGFTLPRDWNGAFGIFLKALRDTASVTLTGNSAIVALSGNSRINVA; translated from the coding sequence TTGGCCGCTTGTCGGTATTGCTACAACCAAGCAATTGCATTATCTAGGAGTGGTAAACGACTAAGCAAACTGAAATTACGCAACGAAGTGATGCAGAGCGACTTGCCTGCATGGGTCAAAGAAACACCCGGCCATATTCGGCAGAATGCTATCTTTGATGCCTATCTCGCCTTTTCAGCCAGTCCTGGCGCAAGGTTTAGGAGCTGTCGGGATAGTTCTCAAGCGATTAAGTTCAATAATACTAATTTCTCTTCAGGGAGTTGGTATCCAAGACTAACGAAAGGATTAACTTTCATGGTTTCCGAACCCATCCCTAAAACTTGCGGGCAAGGGACTCAGTTGGTGTTTACCAAAGGTCGATGGTTGGCGATTTTCCCTGAACCAGTTGCCGTTACCCCAACTGAAGCGAATGGCGTAATTGCATTAGACCCGGGTGTGCGAACTTTTATGACCGGGTTTGATGGCTCTCGGTTTCTGGAATTGGGCTCCGGAGATATAGGACGCATCACTCGGTTATGTCAACATTTGGATGATTTGATGAGCCGAATCGCCAAGGAACCCTGTCGTTCAAGGAGGCGACGGATGAGGCAAGCGGCTCAACGAATGAGAACCAAAATCCGCAATCTAGTTGATGAAGCCCACAAACAAATTGCTCACTACTTGACTCACAACTACAGCCTAATTTTTCTGCCGACCTTCGAGACTTCCAACATGGTTGCCAAAGCCAAGCGGAAAATCAAATCCAAGACTGCCCGCGCCATGCTGACATGGGCGCATTATCGATTCAAACTAACCCTGAGACATCAAGCCGAGATAACTGGAACCACAGTTGTAGATGTGACGGAAGAATACACCAGCAAAACCTGTACTCACTGTGGTCATGTCCATTCCCAGCTAGGTGGCTCAAAAGTGTTCCGATGTCTGGAGTGTGGGTTCACTCTACCCAGGGACTGGAACGGTGCTTTTGGAATCTTTCTAAAAGCTTTGCGGGATACCGCCTCTGTTACCTTAACGGGTAATAGTGCTATCGTCGCATTGTCAGGCAATAGCCGGATAAATGTCGCGTAA